A single Tamandua tetradactyla isolate mTamTet1 chromosome X, mTamTet1.pri, whole genome shotgun sequence DNA region contains:
- the TSPAN6 gene encoding tetraspanin-6 isoform X3, which yields MLKLYAMFLILIFLVELVAAIVGFVLRHEIKNSFKNNYEKALKQYNATRDYRSDVVDNIQNTLHCCGVTSYKDWEDTNYYSEKGFPKSCCKLEDCSPGTDVNKVNNEGCFIKVVTIIESKMGVVAGISFGVACFQLIGIFLAYCLSRAITNNQYEIV from the exons ATGCTAAAACTG TATGCAATGTTTCTGATTCTCATTTTTTTGGTCGAATTGGTCGCTGCCATTGTAGGATTTGTTTTGAGGCATGAG aTTAAGAACAGCTTTAAGAATAATTATGAGAAGGCTTTGAAGCAGTATAATGCTACAAGAGATTATAGAAGTGATGTAGTAGACAATATTCAAAATACA TTGCACTGTTGTGGTGTCACCAGTTACAAGGATTGGGAAGATACTAATTATTACTCAGAAAAAGGATTTCCAAAGAGCTGCTGTAAACTTGAGGATTGTTCTCCAGGGACTGATGTAAATAAAGTAAACAATGAA gGTTGTTTCATAAAGGTAGTGACCATTATAGAGTCAAAAATGGGAGTTGTTGCAGGAATTTCCTTTGGAGTTGCTTGCTTCCAG CTGATTGGAATCTTTCTAGCCTACTGCCTCTCTCGTGCCATAACAAATAACCAGTATGAGATAGTATAA
- the TSPAN6 gene encoding tetraspanin-6 isoform X2, translated as MQSGVPGVGEAEYLNAAGAAGDRNNITGVILLAVGIWGKVSLENYFSLLNEKATNVPFVLIGTGTVIILLGTFGCFATCRASAWMLKLYAMFLILIFLVELVAAIVGFVLRHEIKNSFKNNYEKALKQYNATRDYRSDVVDNIQNTLHCCGVTSYKDWEDTNYYSEKGFPKSCCKLEDCSPGTDVNKVNNEGCFIKVVTIIESKMGVVAGISFGVACFQLIGIFLAYCLSRAITNNQYEIV; from the exons ATGCAAAGCGG GGTGCCAGGGGTCGGAGAGGCCGAATATCTGAACGCTGCCGGCGCTGCTGGTGATAGAAACAAT ATCACTGGTGTTATTCTTCTTGCCGTTGGCATTTGGGGCAAGGTGAGCCTggagaattatttttctcttttaaatgagAAGGCCACAAATGTCCCCTTTGTGCTCATAGGCACTGGCACTGTCATTATTCTTTTGGGCACCTTTGGCTGTTTTGCGACCTGCAGAGCTTCTGCATGGATGCTAAAACTG TATGCAATGTTTCTGATTCTCATTTTTTTGGTCGAATTGGTCGCTGCCATTGTAGGATTTGTTTTGAGGCATGAG aTTAAGAACAGCTTTAAGAATAATTATGAGAAGGCTTTGAAGCAGTATAATGCTACAAGAGATTATAGAAGTGATGTAGTAGACAATATTCAAAATACA TTGCACTGTTGTGGTGTCACCAGTTACAAGGATTGGGAAGATACTAATTATTACTCAGAAAAAGGATTTCCAAAGAGCTGCTGTAAACTTGAGGATTGTTCTCCAGGGACTGATGTAAATAAAGTAAACAATGAA gGTTGTTTCATAAAGGTAGTGACCATTATAGAGTCAAAAATGGGAGTTGTTGCAGGAATTTCCTTTGGAGTTGCTTGCTTCCAG CTGATTGGAATCTTTCTAGCCTACTGCCTCTCTCGTGCCATAACAAATAACCAGTATGAGATAGTATAA
- the TSPAN6 gene encoding tetraspanin-6 isoform X1 encodes MASPSRRLQTKPVITCFKSVLLIYTFIFWITGVILLAVGIWGKVSLENYFSLLNEKATNVPFVLIGTGTVIILLGTFGCFATCRASAWMLKLYAMFLILIFLVELVAAIVGFVLRHEIKNSFKNNYEKALKQYNATRDYRSDVVDNIQNTLHCCGVTSYKDWEDTNYYSEKGFPKSCCKLEDCSPGTDVNKVNNEGCFIKVVTIIESKMGVVAGISFGVACFQLIGIFLAYCLSRAITNNQYEIV; translated from the exons ATGGCGTCCCCGTCTCGGAGACTGCAGACTAAACCAGTAATTACTTGTTTCAAGAGCGTCCTTTTGATCTACACTTTCATCTTTTGG ATCACTGGTGTTATTCTTCTTGCCGTTGGCATTTGGGGCAAGGTGAGCCTggagaattatttttctcttttaaatgagAAGGCCACAAATGTCCCCTTTGTGCTCATAGGCACTGGCACTGTCATTATTCTTTTGGGCACCTTTGGCTGTTTTGCGACCTGCAGAGCTTCTGCATGGATGCTAAAACTG TATGCAATGTTTCTGATTCTCATTTTTTTGGTCGAATTGGTCGCTGCCATTGTAGGATTTGTTTTGAGGCATGAG aTTAAGAACAGCTTTAAGAATAATTATGAGAAGGCTTTGAAGCAGTATAATGCTACAAGAGATTATAGAAGTGATGTAGTAGACAATATTCAAAATACA TTGCACTGTTGTGGTGTCACCAGTTACAAGGATTGGGAAGATACTAATTATTACTCAGAAAAAGGATTTCCAAAGAGCTGCTGTAAACTTGAGGATTGTTCTCCAGGGACTGATGTAAATAAAGTAAACAATGAA gGTTGTTTCATAAAGGTAGTGACCATTATAGAGTCAAAAATGGGAGTTGTTGCAGGAATTTCCTTTGGAGTTGCTTGCTTCCAG CTGATTGGAATCTTTCTAGCCTACTGCCTCTCTCGTGCCATAACAAATAACCAGTATGAGATAGTATAA